The Vigna unguiculata cultivar IT97K-499-35 chromosome 11, ASM411807v1, whole genome shotgun sequence genomic sequence GTACTAAGGAAATTTAGTCcaaataatagttaaataatatagttttcttttaataaatatattaacatacattgaataaaagaaatataattttataatgtcattaaattaaaaagactTAACATTAttgaagttcaatttttttaactattctAATTtcgttataataatattatttataattataattataataataatattattaataatactattttgtcattataaataaatataatatttaatattgattttattacTATAGTTAGTGttaatttattatagttaatacacaactatttttcttaaaattttacttaCGCATAATACTAAGAAATAAATAAgcaaataagaataaaaaaataggaggagaaacaattttttccaaaaaatatcatcataagtcATTTTATCAAATACTAACATACTAATAATTAATACTTATCATAagttattcaatatatatatatatatatatatatatatatatatatatatatatatatatatatatatatatatattttttttttttttttttttttctttttttcggaCCATTGAAGGGACATAGAGCCATGGcccccaaaatttttatatctatataatttaattaatatataattttaaatatacatttaaaaattaatatttttaatatattttatatatttgatattttaaatatatatatatatatatatatatatatatatatatatatatatatatatatatatatatatatataaagaaaaagttctttttttttttacattttcaaatttatcttttcaatattttaaaaataaaaataaaatgtttgttaacattatttttaagtgatcacttgtttaatttaaccatttttttatttaactatttttatttgaaacttaaccattataaatgaaaattaattatagtaaaattataaaaattatttgtatttattttataattataatgataacaataattataattatattattttttattatcataaagaaaagtaaatacaatatttttactagtttatctaaaaatttaaaaattactcttttggtttctattttcgttcaaaaatatgaagttagtccttcaattatttttagttccaatttgatctcgatttttgaaaaaatgatataatttgattctttttgttaattttttttaattagatcaAGGTTTTTTTTAATCAAGATTGGAGTTGTAAATAAGTATGATTTGCTTTGTTGATGTAACTGACATAACCCTAGTATCAGTATTGATGAAAAATCCTTGCTCCGCTTTAAGAAATCTgacaaaaatgacaaaattgcatcaattttaaaaaaatcaaactaaattgagactaaaaaaaaatagaaaaccaacttgacattttttaacaaaaaaatagactaataattcaaccaaaattttgacacccAAAAATATTAGTCAAAGATCCGTTACTATATATATTAACCGAAAATATATACTTATGATTAAGTTCTtagttttgttttgatttttaattataaaaaattggacTGGTATGTATTAGCATAGAAAAGTCATAAATGGCATGGTCGTGGAACACATGTGGATGAGATTGAATATATGATGGTTTGTAAGAAAAGTATAATAGAAAATCTTTCTAAATTAGGTGTTATAAGTTTTACactaactatttttaattttaatttatatgtttaagAACATATATCAGGTGTTATAACTCTTTTTATCACCTCTTAACTTAAAATTGTAAACATTAACTACTAAAGATAATTTCAATTCTTTCGAAACCCTTTCTCCCAAATCAAAGATAAGATTAATTTTCATGGAAACTTGTACTTTCTTTTATGAGCATGAAAATCAAAGGAAAATCACATACAGAGGAAAGGGAACTTATGGCTTAGGTGTATTAGAGAAGAGAAACAGAGAATGTAGGATAGAAATGAAATGAGAGAGTTTGTCTAATTTTTATTGGAACCCTCATATAACTAAGTTCACtcattattcacttttttttttttttgtagtccACTAATTATTAGCttatctgtttttatttttaacattctcCATGTTACCatctttattcattttaatccactataaatagaaaaatcaaataatatctaaactaatatacaaatcttaaataatatcattaacaaaattaaatgtaaatttaatttaatcataactTGTGAATAAATTCCACATGTACTTACATAAAAGcagttttaattaattgaattgattaatttaattctttaaatatgATGATATATTTTCACTTATTAACCCTTTTTGATAACTCGCCCAGACTTATTATTAAGATTTTATTGGTTTTGATGAactacaatattaatatttctaacttcgattttttttttaagaacatTGAtagttgtatttgatttatattgaAGTTCTATCTGAATGTTTTGATAAACTGATGAagagtttgattttttttttagatatttttatttgttaagtaGGTCAACACATGAATAGCCAtttcataactttttatttttcaaattataaagaATTAACTCACCCCAATTCACAAGCTTCCAAGAGTTGGATAAGATTGTAACTTAATTTCTTAACTATTCTCAAAAGGGGTCCAGTACAATCCAAATTAGTTTTTAACTAGTTCAACACAAGAAAAATTGAGTAATAACTCACTTTATCAATCCATATCTTATTTTGAAACACTCAAGACATTGGATTAATTAAAACTCACTAAAATTTGGAGACAGATTCCGTAACTTATTTTCCAGAAAAGTCAcataatttctcaatttttaactcatttaaaaaaaataaagttgatcACTTAACAGATGAAAATTAAGAGAAGTTAAATGATTTTTTcaggaaaaaacaaaacactaaATCCGTTCCCCctcaaatgtatatttttggTTCTCAATATAACTAATAGCATTTAATGAATCTTAATCAATGgtgaaaaatgtttataaagaaTGTATTGCTTAAACATTTGTACTTGTACATGAAAAGATAAAACACTTGTACATTTAGATTTTATATTACATGTGTAAATGATAAGATCAAAATTACAAGgcattagaaaaataaaagagttagCTTGAACTATGCCTCCAAGTCAAATCCCTGTCccataaaattttgataacaaTTTATTACCACCACTACATAGTAACAAATTACCAGAATCAATTCTACTTTTTAATAGAACCCTATCAATCAACAAGCTCTCAGTTGATGATTGAAAACTATACTCAAGAGGTTCGCAATAATTTGATCTCACAGTTGAAGACTTCAACACATTTTTTTCGAACCTTTTTATGTATTGTTGAATGTCTTGTTGAATTGCAGAGGTTTCAGATGGTTTCTGTGAAAAGGAAAAGCAGGGTTTGGAACCAGTTTCTGTGCTGTCAGTGGTTGAACTGACTTGACCATGAAAAGCTCCCATAGAATCATTGTAGGCAGGAGATTGTGAAATGCCATAATGGATATTCATCGATTGTCCTCGAGTGCCCGATTCCTGTGAAAATGATGCAACAGATTTGTTTCAGAAAAACACACTATTCATGATTTCCTTTTGGAGTGTACAAGACCAAGACAGAATTTGTAACAACTTCAATGAATTCAAAAACAGGTTTACTTCACCCGACACATTTTTCGAAGCTTTTCTTGTCATAAAACTTTTTACATTCAATGGAACGGAAAACTAAGGAATTCCATTCGAATCATCATAGGCACGTGACTATGATTGAAAGTTGAAATAAGATcactaaaacattcctcttagCATCTTTTGTAGAAAGATATTTCCTAACAAGCACATTTGACAAGAGTTATAGTAAGCTAATAAAAAGGCGTCTTTTCCACTCCTAACAATCAATTTTCGTCCTGCCTTTTGGTTCCTATTATCTTGAACAATCATAGAAGTCAAGTTTTTGGTTCCAGCCTTCTTAATgcaacagaaaataaaaaaaactggAATGAATACCAGTAAATCTTTTATCGCTGGAAGTAAAAACTTCCAAACTTTCACAACCCAAATATTTAAACAGTGAGTATACAAGGGTACTATCCCACTGGGTGAGAGATGGGTTGCATGGCTTATATGCAGCTTAGTTAAAGaccaaatattttaagatattgtTAACCATGAAATCCATTTTAGCAACTTCGCACAACTTTCTTGCCCTTCTCACAGAAATGAAAATCATTCAATCTATTCTCTAATTAGTGTCACACTAATAGGTTTTCATCTACAATCATTTCCTATCATGATCTCTTTTGTGTGGTCAGAAACACATCTTAACATTGTCATTTGTTATTCCCAATTTTTCTTCTCTGTCCCTTGCATaagaaaaatcttataaaaCAACAATGAACCATTTTCCCTATTGAACAAAAAATGCCAAAATGTATAATGTATAGTGAAACCATTGACCTCAATTTTCTTAGTGATTTGAACTGtagtttttttcttcctttaccGGTTCCCCTTACCACTAGCAACATGGCTACCCTTGTTAATCTACTATCCTCTGTAGGGCATATACTAGTTTCCTTCAATAGGCAACACCTCAACTTTCTAATGCGTTCCAGCAATAGGCGtcaattattaacttttaattgtgtAGAAGATCTATCCTAATAAGCCATTTGACAAGAGATGTATACAAGTCAAAAGGCATCTTCCACTGTTATCAATCAATTTCTTATGCCGGCCTTACAGTTTCTCACTCTTGAGTGATAACTAAAACTTTCAAATATCCTTTAGCCAAATTATTCTGAACCATCATAGAAGTCAGGTTTTTCATTCCCACCTCTTCACTCTCCTACCAGGTTGTGAGAGAAATTTTACTGGCACACAATTAAGTAGCCTTGAAGTTATTATAGGTCTAATATCAACATCAGAAAGAAaacagtaaaaaatataaagcctCAAACAAGCAACATAGTTGATCAGTGTATTACTTGCCTCTACTGAGAATGCATATACTTTAGACCCCATTTTCAGGTGTCAATAAGCATGATAGTATCCCACCtttaattagttaatatttCCATATTAATGCCTTCAAGACACCAAGATAACCGAAGGTTTCAAGTATTATAATGGATAATATTAACAAGATATTATTTATGAACTTTATTAgggatttagaaaaaaattattcgaGAAAGTAATCTCCAGACCTGTTAATTATTGAGGAATGTAATGAAAGTAGAAACTGAAGCATTAGGActtgcctcggttaaaaataCATGGCTGCCAGAAGGAGTAGGTGGACCAACCAAATTGTGTGAGGGATCCTCTTGGGAAGAAAAGTCAGAACTATCAAAAGTTGATAGCGAGACACACTCATCAAAATAAGCTTTGGCATCTTCTGCAAGACGTTTTGACATCTTCCTTCTTTCAAAGCTAGACGACTGTGACCAAGTTTTTGGTTCATTAAAATGGAAATGGAGCAGaaataaatacacaaaaaaaatgCACACCTGCATAAATATCTATAGCAACAGCTATaatatcatcatcttcatcccaCAGCATGagattaatgagttaaaatatttcaaataaggTTTGTGATTTAGGCAAATCTTTCCTTTCTACAtacataatgataaaataagttcCATGCACCGTACAAAACACATGCTTAATGGGCAAAAGAATTTAAGAATCACACATGACAAGTTTGAAAAGTTGCATTAGAATAAACAAATGCCAAAATAAAACATACTTTTCTTGCTGTACGAGATTTTTGTACAATAGGGGTCTTGGGAGATGGAAGAACTTCTCTCAAGATTCTATCCAGTTCCTGCTCACGGTGCTCTTCAATGGCCAGTTCTGCTCGAAGATTTCTAGCTCGCTGCTGGGACTGTAAGTATGATAAGGTCCGCTTAGAGTGAAACTAAAAATAGACGAGACTATAATCCTAATACACAATATAAACTCTAAAATAAAGGGCAAGATTTCTTTTTGTAGTAATTTGATCTTGAGAGAGGAAATGAATTGGTGACTTGTTTAAGATTTCccatataaaaacataaaagagcTTCAGAAACAAAGCATGTTCTTGGGTAACAATGATACCGACCCTCAAGCTCAACTATGAGATGAGCaccaacaaagaaagaaaagttaacCAGGCTCCATTTACAAGTATCGAATGGAACATCACCTCTTCATGCTTTTTGGCATACTCTTTTCTAATCTCCAAAACCAACTCTACTGCACCAGGGTTTACCAAGTCAGGAGGAATATCAGCCACATTACTAACAGAGATGGCAGTAACATTTCTCTTTTGGATAGCCTAAAACCCAGAGTTAGAAACATGTTAGAAAATAGCATAATACTTCATTTTACAATTATATCAACAATAAATAACACTCAGACTTTGTGAGTTGTGTTGTGATGAGCAACCAGAAATTTTGAGCACAAActatataaagaaagaaatgatGTCAGTAAGCACTTCCCTAGAAATATAAATGAAAGTCACAAGAAATGCATCAATTGAGAAAAGTCATGTACAATGTCATGTGTCCTGGACCAGTTCAACTTTCAACTTTGAAAATATAGTGAAACTAGAAGAGGTTGTCCGCAATTTCTTCGTCAGGGGCACTTTATGATTTATTCGCAGAGAATAAAATGACATGCCCTGCTTCTTGGCTAACAATTACTTAAGACTAGTAGCTGTCGAATCCAACCTTTTTCTTTCACAGctttataaatgttaataatatacaattttaattattagtatgAGACACACAAACCATACTCATGAATAGTGGCATATTGTATTAATCACGATTAGCTACATCAAATCAATCAGTGGCAGTTGACTTAAAGCCAACAATGAGAAAGATAGGAGTTTATGAAACATACACTTTCAAGTTCAATCTGAATCTCAGAAATAGCTCGCCTCACTTCAGAACGAACTGTTTCATATATATCACTGGCTTCTGAAAGATCTCCATGTACTGACTACAGAAATCAAGACCAAAATATGCCAAAAGTTACTAATTGTCATCAAGAACAATTATTCATTTTATGCAGTCTTTATATCATAGAAGCATTAAAGTTATTCCCTAGGAAGAATAATTTCTCATGGCTTGAAATTTCCTATTTGTGGGAAACAAAATCTACACAGTGAACTGTGGCATTAAGTTTTTAAGCACAAATGACACAAACCTATGAATGAATTTGTATGGAATTTTTATGGTAGGAGGACTGAAATGGAATAAAACTACTATAATATTGTTCATATATACTGTGATAGAATGgattataataaacaaaaaagttgGTTCTATGTTGGAAGGGAACAAAAACAGAGGCAACAAACGGTGAAAAACTGCAACCGATTCTGCTTGGTTCCTTCTAATTTCACCATATCTGGAAAAGTAAACCTTTAAATTATTAGACCGAAGTTACACATATCACCACATGTcctgaaattttttatttccaaaCCAGTTTTTCAAAGAACTAGAACAACACCATAACAgttctcaaattattttattaagcaAGTAGCCCCTAGAGACAGAAGATCAAGGGAACTACTGTGCAAGCTAGTAACTTTGAAGGATCAACTTGACAGTTTATCAATAATAGTTAAGACTATTCTATCCTGGTCCTTTCAATCAATCCAAACATACATTGCAAACTATGTTATACCTCACCTTCATCTGTTCAAAAACTGCCTTTATGGTTTTCTCATCAGAACCAAATCCAGAACTTGCTGTTGAAGCTTCGTCATCACAggtttgagtttgcaaaccagacTGCAAAAAACAAAATGACCATGGAAAAATAAGTAAATCTTTCCTGGACTTGATATTTCCAATACGCTACAACACACACCAGCAATGGAAGGAACTAACCAAAGTGGCAGCAAAACAATCTGAGACCTCAACAGAATGCCGACTAGACCACGTGTGCAAATCCTTCACTTGATCAGTCACACCATTCTCACTTCTTCCCACCAAATCGCCTTTTCTATTACTCCCCACTAACTTCAAATCATTCCCTTCTTTACATTCAACCTCGCTCTGCACAAACAAACGACAAATATGCAAATAAGTTCAATTTCTCGTAAACCTTTCCTTCAATGCCTCCATTCCAAAGTTAACCTTATCATGTTAATTAATTGTAGTTTTTGGTCTGCATCATCAATATTGCTAGagatataaatacaaaaaaaattaatattacattGAAAAGCTACAATAGCACTTACTTAAGAAACTAATTTTACCTCTTACACTACACCTGTTATCTGACATATGGAGTTCCGAGCCGCCAAATTTCTCAGCACAAATTTGGGGTTTCAAAAACATATAATGATATTAAagacacaaacaaacaaaactttCATTCCTCAATTTACATTGTCTACATTGTTTTTCAAACAATCAAGTCTTATAATACAATTTTAGTCCGtctattcaatttttattttcagttctctattttaaaataaacacgcTCCTCGCTTAGATTTTACTTAACAGCCTCATGTccatgaacaaaaaaaaaaatagaggtttagtaatctattttaaaaaattcacaaTTCTAGTTCAGTCTTCAGCTTTGCCTACATTTATTTCtacattataattaaatcattctTTAGGACCTTGAATGAATGTATTAGGACTACTAGTAAgtattcaattcaaaaaaaataaaataaataaatcatatgaaaaaattaataattatactaCAATTgcagattttttaaaatgaagaaTCCAATATCTTTATCTTACACTAAGAGATTAAAATTGCATTTAAGCCATAAATCAATTAACAGTTTTAATTGTAATTAGAAGACCAGTTCAACTCATCAAACACCTCAGAAGTAGAATAGTTCAGATGCCGCCTCGAAACCGGGCACTGCGAAACGGACCGCGTCCGTCGACCCGATTCCGCTCTGGATAGAGCCCGACCCGATTCCCTCCGCGCCGGTTCGGCACTTCGCGCCGCTCCACGCGCCGTGGAAGTTTCTATAACAGTTTTCGCTGACTGCGTTTCATCGAAAAGAGGATTATCCCTCTTGTTGAGGAACTCAGTGGAAATGTCCGAACTACCCCTTGCGAACGCGCTCACGCTCCTCGACCTGCGAGTGGGGTTGGGAGCTCTAGTGGAGGATCTACCAGAGGAAGAAGAGGCGTTAGAAGGAGCAGAGGATTGGGTTCCTCTTCGAGAAGAGGATTTGAAAGCTGCAACTGCCATTGAAGAAAGTTCAGAGAGAAAGTGTgagaaaaatgagagaaaatatTAACGGATTTTAGAAATGGAACGGTGCGAAAGTTGCATCTGCATTCATCGTCGTGTTTGATTCGGATTCTGCAATGtaaggttttttattttattactatcatatattttatattttcttaattttattattattactattattatttattattattattattatttgtgtatGGCTTTTGACTGAATCTAGTGTTATTCaagaaaattttattgattatgAAGGATCAAATGTTGTTTTAAGAAACCAAgggtttaataattattttaagggTAGGGTTGGGTGTAAAGaaagaactaaaatatataaaaataaaataaaggtttaattaatcataaggtacccagtttggtactagagtgtcaaattggtacccgcttttaaaaaagtgtcaattgcatcccaacttttgaaaattgcttcaattaggtccctttcagacagagttgactaacgccgttagtcaacgtgc encodes the following:
- the LOC114170719 gene encoding uncharacterized protein LOC114170719 yields the protein MAVAAFKSSSRRGTQSSAPSNASSSSGRSSTRAPNPTRRSRSVSAFARGSSDISTEFLNKRDNPLFDETQSAKTVIETSTARGAARSAEPARRESGRALSRAESGRRTRSVSQCPVSRRHLNYSTSESEVECKEGNDLKLVGSNRKGDLVGRSENGVTDQVKDLHTWSSRHSVEVSDCFAATLSGLQTQTCDDEASTASSGFGSDEKTIKAVFEQMKSVHGDLSEASDIYETVRSEVRRAISEIQIELESAIQKRNVTAISVSNVADIPPDLVNPGAVELVLEIRKEYAKKHEESQQRARNLRAELAIEEHREQELDRILREVLPSPKTPIVQKSRTARKSSSFERRKMSKRLAEDAKAYFDECVSLSTFDSSDFSSQEDPSHNLVGPPTPSGSHVFLTEESGTRGQSMNIHYGISQSPAYNDSMGAFHGQVSSTTDSTETGSKPCFSFSQKPSETSAIQQDIQQYIKRFEKNVLKSSTVRSNYCEPLEYSFQSSTESLLIDRVLLKSRIDSGNLLLCSGGNKLLSKFYGTGI